actatttGCCAcccatatatttaaatatgtttattttgtatgttaaaTCAAAGATGGAGATATCACCATGCGTAAATTTAAACTTTGACGTCATGAAAAGCCgacacatcataaaaattaatttacaaaacgaATAAGTGCTTCTTcttaagaatgtaaaaataatacatgCGGTTATGaccaaatgattttaattgactGTTCATGATGTCAAGATTCTGATATCCGTGGAATTCTCGttcatttcttgaaaatttatggCCGTGTCAATATGGCGTCATGCCTACGCATTGATTCTGGTATTATGACGCCAAAAATTACGTTTAATCAAAGGCCCTTCTATATTAATCGTAGTTTTGGATGAAAACAGGacaatatatttcaattgtttaaagGGTAATATTAAGAATTTCCAAAATTAGGAAGTGAAAAACGTATGCCTAGAAAAGAATAAAACTTACCATAAAGCCGTATATTACCCTCCGCATCACCaattgaatttttcgatatacatTTATAGCCACCTAAATCTGATTTTTCCAATCGTTTAATGGTTAACCGCATTTGTACACTATAATATGATAAATTACTttcattcatttcatatttatcatttgaaattatcatttcgcctggaaaaaattgattatcaaagTTACAacaagtataataatttaattataggaGAAAATCGTATCGTGCACCTTTGGACAGTACCCATAACTTGtgaaatcgataaatttttctgataatCGGAGGGCATTTTTAGTAgtcgtttttcaaaattacaacaatattttaccAGTTGATTAGTTTATTATCaacataatgtaaataatttgaaaaaaagtgacataaaaaaaattattttctttctaaattCTGTGTTTCGTAACTGCTACTACTAAATACAGTATGGGTAAGTACAGTTTTAAGAgtaattaatgtaaatacatACTTTTTGGTTGGAGtctaactaaaatttatttacgtcATCTTTGTTAAATTTGAGACGAAGACATGTCATGCATGTGgctatatatttatgatttttgttttcagtgctaataaaattgaaatctgGGTAATCaataaatgtgatttttattaatatgtaattttttcccAGCTAAATCTGGTTGTAAAAAGATTCAAACATGCTTGCCTAAAGCTACATGCAGACGTTGTAGCTTTGAACAAAAATGCAGAGGTTTAGAAAATcttatgttacaaaaaaatggtGACACTTCTAGAGAAGTGAAACAGCATCAAAAATACCGAAATAAATGAcctaaaattatgattaaacaCCAAATATCTGAAGATTTTAGTTGAGCGTAAAATGActttcaaaattagttttttttatatgcccAAAGATACATGACCTGTCTCTACATATAATGTTTTTAGTTCTAGGGGCACTCAAACTACGCCGTTATATAGCGATCAAAACGGTAACGCTACCTAACCATATTTGGAAGCAATATGTAGCCGATCATTATGGTAAGTAGCAATGTTGAATGAAGAGCATAAACCGTTAaactttacaatattatttgccTTATATTTCACAAATTCAGGCACAAGtagattataattataacattgAAAGATCAACTCGGAAGATAAGGATCTCAACGACATGTGGTTCTAACAAGACGATGTAGGAACTTATACAACAATATCTcttgaatgaaaaatgaatgaTCTGAACGAAAAATTTGATGGTATTGCTCTGATCGatttgttttagtttaaaaaaatcgtcattgtttttaaattattcgcgTGGATTAGTTGATGAAGTTAATAGCCAATTTTACTTACTCAAAATGATAATATCCGTGCTAACCAATAATTACAATTCCAACgttaaataatgttaaatataaatgaaaatggtCATACCTGATTCTCGTGTCCAGTAATTAATAGCCTTGGGTGAGGCCTCCACGTGGCATTGTAATGTTACATCAGTACCCGTTGGTGCACCAACTAGTTGATTTGGAACTTGTATTAATGGATGAACTAAACAAacaataagtatttaaattaatacgaaaagatattttaaatatggatataaagttaaattttttaaatatagaaagtaacataagttttatattttaaattagtctTTATTCATCCGCTTTGCTGGAAGAATCCAATATTCttcaaaagtaattaaaaaaatgtaaagaatgattggatatataaacaaatagtaTTCTCTCCACCCTTCTCAATCCATACTTTTCACCTGAATACGCACTTAATTTCGAATCTCAATGAACGAAACTTGGCCTTTGATTAAAGAGCATGCTGTATAGTAtacgttttaatatttatatgcccTTTCCttcctaaaatttaaaaaatacagaaaatacaGGACTATAAGTGAAGGCCAagcagatagacagacagacaaagtgactttcgcatttataatattagtaaggattaatatttaaaatttccaatcaTAATtcctttttaaacaatttttcaaagttaatttAGATAGTGTAGGATGCAGTGGCGCACCTTTTTGTCAAAATTCAGAGACTCAAAGTAGATACGAAAATCTGTACTTtcagttttatatgtaaaacgTTACCTCCCCTTCTTCCATAAGTGGGGGTCAATAACgtgttttattaaatagattCAAAATTGTATTCGCTGTGATTCAGATCGAAAGTTTCCAACGAAATTCTTAACAATTATAatgaaatacaattaaaatgttttcgagacaatgctataaaaaaaatgtgtgtttgCTACTTCTAATCAATAGTAAGTTTGAAATGGTATGTAATTAGGAAGATAAACGTTGATTGTTTGAAAACAACTCGCAGGGTTTGTTTGCTTAAACGTATTATTCTGACGAAATTGTTAATAGGggctttgcaaaaaaaatttgacaaatatttcaACTGGTTATTTATCGAACTGACAACATAGGTTTGCCTATACTTAACTGACccttttacaaaagaaaaaaactttacaCACTTGTGTTCCGTTGCATGATGTACTAaaagtgatgatgatgataaataaataatattagtgtgGTGGCATTATGAAGCATCATCCACTTATGTACTCAGTGCTTGTGTTTGACATTACATAATGATTTATCaccattatataaattattttttttatttatacgattATTTAATGTCAATCAAGAAGATTATGCAAAACTAATGCTTAGGCCAGTTGACAGAGAGTATGACAAAGAGAGTCTATTGAAACTATCGTTCAAACTGGGATAAATTTAACAGTTGAGATCGATTTATAAAGctataaatagtttttagtatttttttaatttaatttattttaatatattctatttAAGACATTgtatctgagacattctttacttgctcccgtggtgtgtatactatttttctccccgaCGGAGGCAGAAACCGATAATTATTTTTGCACAGCGggacgaaagttgacactttctgcgCTGAGGTGAGAGAAAATTATATGCTTATTACCCAtgctttttgtatatatataactataggttataaatcaagtttttttactgtttataaCTCTACACATACTGTCTCACACATATCCTAAGGaggaatatacatatatactatgATGAATACACATATACTCCcctctattaaaaataaaataatgcttttaatgtagtattaaaaataatgctctGAATgtagtatttaatttaatattttatggatccaaataatagatttttatcGAAACAGCCTCTTTTCACtgcaaataattgaaatgagTCATCTTCACACGCTTATCCAATGCTATGTGTGTTAAAGatgtcatttttaattgcaattatttcaTGGGAGTGTGCGTGGTAAATGGTCTTCAAAAAACAGCGTGAGGctttaattacttataataaaatttttgaatatttcttaagatttttCTTGCGTGACCTTATATATGTAATGGTGTACTAAAGCTAGGAATTTGTTCTGCACATTTATGTGCCAGCTACTAATATCtcaaacaaaacaaagaatTGGCTGATGCAATGCTATCTATCTATGTATATGGCCGATACTGCTGTACGCAAGTGAAGTATGCACAATAACCAAACCCATCGGAAGCTGGCAGAAGCAACCGAAATATGGTTTCTACGTCGATGCCAGCGAATATTTTGAACCCGGCACATATACAATGaacgtttatttaaatatgctggtgtaaataaacaaataatataaatacttaggGTTAGGTAATTAAGTTTCTTGGAACACAGTGTTAAGAAAAATACTTGAACATTTTGTTCTGACAGGTAAATGGGTGGATTCCAAAGTTAGAGGAAGAAGACGAATATCGTATCAAAGAGTTTAAATGTCAGTTTCAGTTATGTGAAAATCCTTAGTTTAGCTGATGtggaacaaatttataaaagatgtttattCATAATTGCCAACTTCTGTTTCGCAGACTTGGTACTATGGATGATCATGGGTGgtgtaaactaaaaatataaggtaattttgtcaAAGAAAAAGGAAGAAATATAGGCTCACGAAGTTCTTATCAGACAGAGAGAGGTATGCGGATTTTAGGAATATGGTGTACacatattgtaattaattttgaatcaaaatattaGCCAAATGTCCGCCCTATCTTGTTAACACTCTTTATTGTTCGATTAAATgagtattttcattttgtagtctgtcattttcaataattacatgtcaaattttcttcataatgtCTCGGAGAGGCATCTGGTTGGCCATTggccttaatttaatttttcaaacgaaGACCAATTTACTTAGTCATCAAAACAcccaaaaaaggaaattttatggaGAGCATCGAAGGATTTAGGCCCCACATTTTCGTGATATGAGTCGTTAAGAAAATGCTTTAATCCTTAGATGATTCTAAGGGAGCAAATAGATTGATTTGTTTCACTTGAGAGTGCGCTTCATCGCAATACAGGCTTTTGTAATTGCTTACATCGTTTTTTATCCCAACATGCAATAAAAGATTATCAAATAAACATGccgtacaaaattttttgcggCTAGAGATTACGAGTTAGCAATTTCGTGGCcgctatttgtttttataaataactccAATAAGTTTAttcttttactaaaatatttttgttgtaactaacaatgtttttttgcaatatacaaaaaaattcaatcttgcatttttattggaaaaagacttgccaaaaaactcaaaatgtCCGGTGACATTCAGAAGCTTtgataaatgttaattttctaCAGTTACACATGTGCTTTACACAATGCACAAAGCCACTACTTAGATGTGCTCTAGTTAGATTCAAAGGTCACAAACTATCTCTTAAATAGAAGTTATTAAGCTTTAGTAGTTCCAGCTTAAGAGATAGCTTGGAAATATAGGATATTATAACGCTAGGGTAACTATAGATTGTATTGAAACTTTAGATTGTTTGAGGGTTAGGAAgttaacaaatgtttaaatgtttttcctgattaaaaatttttccaggTCACAAATATGTGTGTTATTGTAACATGAGGCTTATAAGTTAACAATTCCTTTATATCCACTGTGTCATCacatatttaagaatttaaactTACAATGAACTAATAACATCATTCGTTTGCTGACAGATGGTGGCACACCATTCGCAGCTATACATAAGTATGCACCCATTTCACCACGTGTTACTTTTGTCAAGGTTAACACTTCACCTTCAACAACAGTTgctgcaaaataaaaaagatacataaccgaaaaatagattatattttatatatattttttaaatatatatgtaatattaatatttgtttttttatataacattttttttaatactgacatcttgttttaccatttacaccACCACGTGCTACAATTTCACCACCATCCTCACGTCGCCATGTTATAAATGGTTTTGGATAACCACGTGctttacatattaattttgCTGATCCACCTTCTGGTACCATCATGTCACCGGATGTTTCTTCATATATAATATCCGGTGGTATCACTACTTCAAGAAATGCTgtctgtaaaaatataaaaatttatttttgttataattaagttacaataatatttataatggtaACATAAGTGCAGTGCCATTgagagaaattttgttttagaattattcaacgaaatttattaattaattgaaatggaGTGTTCAAATCACTAAAAAGCGTTCTATACAGagaaacttttataatattacggTAGTTTATATGCTATCCTCAGTACTTCGAACATACTACCATGCGAAACTCCTGAAGAATCCATATTAAGGAATTGTGTTAGTATGTATAAGCTTGTAAGAAGTGTGTAACCAACCACTCTATCGTGAATGGTAGGTAAACTTGGCTCTGTGATTGCCGTTTTATAAACCGTGATCAGCTCGACGCCGTTCCAATACATTGATTCGTTGCTACAGGAACGTTGATAAAAGGTGCTAGCCTCTTGACTTGACATCAAACATTTTGGCTGTGCATGTACTGAATTATTTCCCGTTCCATTTATTAGCATGATAATGAAAACACAGTACCATCTAAAGACCGTTTTGTTCGCTTGGATAGATTAGAGATAGTTTAGCAGTAAAAACTGGATAAGTATAAACTTGCAACTTTACAGTTTACCACAACCTGGCTAGCACATACTAACAGTGTTGCTCAAACTATGGAAACAGCCTGAAAATATACGTAGAATAAGCCTCAGTCAATTTCAAGGTGAACTATTTGCTGTACCCGTGACATTTACAAATAACATTAAGCCAGAGAGATGAAGAACCTCGATCTAATTCAAGCTAGGCAAACTCTTTTCTGATTAGAATATTTGGAAGATATGTTACGATGCCAGATTTctgttttagtaaaaaaataaaatggcaaAAGATTCGAATTTCCTGAAGTGTGTGCTTTGCACTGACACTCAGGTTGGAATTCTTTTGATCAGATTTTCTGAAAGTATGTGTTTCTGTTCCTGAAAATTTCATAtcgtcataataataaaaaaaggagcTATTTACCTGCATTTTCATTGGATCGGTATTCACTTGACACATATATTGTCCACGATCTTCTCGACGTACATTTCGTACGTGTAACGTCCATGTATTATAATCGTTATGTGTCACCGACAAACGAGCATTATTTGTAATAACGTGCTCGTGAATGGCCAATATTGCTTTTGTATCGGCTTTTATCCATGCAACCTAAATTAGATACCACATAGCCCacccaaaattattattgtttagattaaaataaataggtgatcgtaatttttttatcaatatttattattttgtttgtttatagttaatttaaaaaatacacaagTAGATTACTAAATATTGCTACTAATGTTTAAGTTTTCGATTGTAAAAACATATACTTTCttgtaagaaattattaaactgCTAAAACATCAGTTTATGAACTGAAGGATTAGATTCTAGCCCTTGGTgttttatttctgttaaaaaacgTTGTAGCAGTCGCCTGAGCAAGAAACATTATTCTTCAGGAAAAACTCTTTAACATGCACCGTTTGCcgttaactaaaaaatttcttgtGATCGTAAAATAAAATGCTGCAAGGAAATATTTCCGAATAACAATGTTTCATGCAGGTATACGGTCTGGCGACTATTGTAATGTATTTAGGGTGTACGAAAAATTGGGTCGAATGTTTAATCATATATGGAATAATAATCCAAATTTTTGCCTACTCGATTTTCATATCTAAATTAGTAGACCACAAGCCTCtactgaaatttttcgggtaaaaAGTCATGTTGAAAAATGTGCTAATATATGTCAAAGTAATTTTAAGCAACATGGTGTCATTTTTGCGCGATACATTAGAGTACAGAGGAgaatgtcacaccccttggtgTCTTACCCCTACATcaccaaatatgtacggcgttgttggatactaactctgcatagaTATTCgaaacaaattgaataaatgctgtacagaaataaatcttgAAACTTCGGTaatggaagtaaaaaaattttttttatctaccaTCAATTTCCGAAGTTCTACGTGTTTATTTCTGTAGAGcgtttatgtaattcgcttcgaatacttatgcagagctAGTCTCCAACAACGCCATACATATTTGGTGGTGCAGGGGTGAAAcaccaaggggtgtgacattctcctctgtactcacctgtaccaTCATAAATGACACCATGGAGCTTAAACTTTCTTTTACATATAGgtgcatctttttcaacatgattcctggtgggttaTTTCATTCGAAAcatttcagcatgggcttgtggtTTATAGATGgtcaaaactttattatttaatttttcttacttaATAATGTTATCAAcggataaataaattaaatatttaacttttataaatggtttttaaaGTTAAGACATCAAAACGTTAAGGTAAGTAtatgaaaattatgttattgTTGAAGAACAAgttcataaatatttgattcaatGTTTGATCGGATGTCGCGTTGGTTGCAACGTATAGCCACTTCTAAGTTCGTTTATGTAAGAATATGTTTTTACAAAACGTGAACTAAACTTGTGCAGCGTGGATCTACGTGATTATTAtactaatttgacaaatttataatattattatattaacatgcaaaattaaatgatgtaaataaaaaatttaataattaaactaaaaataattaatttttttaataattagttttacgttttaattttgttatatttcaatCAATGTCAATGTACATTTTCCTTCAAccttttaatatagaaaatcaACCAACCGGGTTTT
This genomic interval from Chrysoperla carnea chromosome 1, inChrCarn1.1, whole genome shotgun sequence contains the following:
- the LOC123305393 gene encoding lachesin-like, whose protein sequence is MTVNENANEPELAEVVNENLDENQALRRSARIPKPKAMPDYSLNIVYISRSAIRPMLLNMPTFRRTINGLEPDFLYPLENVTIPQGRDASFTCVVNNLGGYRVSQNTASASDGAFTRVAWIKADTKAILAIHEHVITNNARLSVTHNDYNTWTLHVRNVRREDRGQYMCQVNTDPMKMQTAFLEVVIPPDIIYEETSGDMMVPEGGSAKLICKARGYPKPFITWRREDGGEIVARGGVNGKTRSTVVEGEVLTLTKVTRGEMGAYLCIAANGVPPSVSKRMMLLVHFHPLIQVPNQLVGAPTGTDVTLQCHVEASPKAINYWTRESGHLFRVQMRLTIKRLEKSDLGGYKCISKNSIGDAEGNIRLYEMELQRHKKPGLDDDPSEEILLSSGSENDLLEDGHRSSSGSSNNRQLSLREPNDISIIPEDGRPTSTNCGPSILRQYQDLVTLLISIILFNLLFCYYS